The window AGTTCATGATGGACGGGACCGAGTGGGGCAACGAGATCACCGTCGACGGCTGGAGCCCGAGCGACGAGGACCAGCAGCGGTTCCGCGAGGTCGTCGACGAGTACTTCAACACGATCGTCCTCGAGAACCTCCACAAGTGGCACCTCTGGGAGCAGAACCAGGACATCGCCGATCGGGCGACCCAGTGGGCGCTGGACCACGGCAAGCGGGTCCGCGGCCACGTCTGTATCTGGGGCAGCATCAACGGGTACGCGCTCCCGCCGGACGTCGTTGAGGCGATGGGCGGCGACTACGCGAACAACTTCGACCCGGCGGGCCAGCCCAACGAGGACCTCGACTACGTCGTCAGCGAGGCGAACGCCCACATCGAGGAGATCATCGACCACTACGGGGACGACATCTTCGAGTGGGAGATCGTCAACGAGGCCCTGCCGGACCACGCGCCCTCGATCATCAACGCCGTCTCCGACGACGGCCAGCAGCCCCACACCGCGCCGATCCTCGGCGACTGGTTCGAACTCGGTCAGGAGGTCGCCGAGGAGCACGACATCGACATCGCGATGAACGACTACAACACGCTCTCGGGCGCGTACACCAACCAGTGGGACCAGTACGAGGACCAGATTGACTTCCTGGTCAACGAGCGCGGGGTCGACCTCGACGGCGTCGGCATGCAGTCCCACCACTTCGCCGACGAGCGTCTCGATCCCAGCCAGATGTGGGACGCCTGGGAGCGGTACTCCCAGTACGGCGCCGGCCTTCGCATCACTGAATTCGACATGTTCGGCAGCGGCTGGGATCAGCAGATGCAGGCCGACTACATGGAGACGTTCCTCAAGATGTTCTTCAGCCACCCGGACGCCGAGCAGTTCCTCATGTGGGGCTTCTGGGACCCGCTGCACTGGGGCCAGGAGGCCGGCGGGACCCGCGACGCGCCGCTGTTCGAGCGCGACTGGACCGAGAAGCCCGCCTTCGACGTCTACACCGGTCTGGTGTTCGACGACTGGTGGACCGACGAGTCCGGCACGACCGACGACAGCGGCGTCTACGCCACGTCGGCGTTCCTCGGCGAGCACGAGGTCACTGTCGAGACCAGCCAGGGGTCGACCACGGAGACGATCTCCGTGACCGACTCCGACGGCACGACGACGGTGACGATCGACGCCCAGGGCGACGGCACCACGACTCCGGAAGGGCCCGACTACCCCGAGGGCGCGACCGACCCGGACGACGACGGCCTGTACGAGGACCTCAACGGCAACGGCGAGGCCGACTACTCCGACGTCGTCCAGTACTTCAACGAGATGGAGAGCGACGGCCTCCAGCGCAACGCGGAGTACTACGACTACAACGGCAACGGCGAGATCGACTTCGCCGACGTCGTCGACCTCTTCCAGGAGGTCAACTGAGGCCACGCGCCCGCCGTCCGACCGGGGCCTGGACTCGCGAGTGATCCGCCTGCCGACCCGCCTCGCGGACGTCGCGGCGAGGGCGAGGCGGACTTCGCCGACGTCGTCGGCCTCCTCGGATCGGTTCGGCAGGTGGCTGTCGGTTTCTTCGCGATAGTCGTCGGCGACCTGCTCGATTCTGCTGCCTTTCTGCAGATTATTGCTAAGTATTATACCCCATCGTACGGAACTAGTAGCCGTAGCTGGGGGGAGAGTGAGAACATGACACGTAACGACGAACGAGGTGATGCGAACGAACGTTCGACGGGCAGCGTGGGGGCCGGCGCGGCGACTCGCCGGTCGTTACTGAAGACAGTCGGCGCGGCCGCGACCGTCGCGGGCGTGGGGGCCGCCGGCACGGCAGTCGGCGAGGTCCCGACGCCGCGGTTGCACACCGACGGCCGGTGGATCAAGGACCCGAGCGGGAACAACGTGAAGCTCCGGGGGGTCGCGATGGCGGATCCGGGCTTCTACGGCCGGTCCTGGCATCCCAAGAGCGCCGAGGAGGTCGCGAAACTCGCGACCGACGCCGACGAGGGGTGGCACCCGAACCACGTCCGGATTCCCTGCACGCAGTCCTCGGTCGACCACCACGGGGGCGTCGAGACCTACGTCGAGGACTACCTGCGACCGATCGTCGACCTCCTGGAGACTCAGGGGGTGTACGCGCTGGTCGACTTCCACCTGATCCGGCCCTACACCGCCGAGGCCACGGAGACGTACAACCAGGAGAACGACGAGAGCTACGGGATGCCGGACGACGTGGTGCCGAACTTCTGGGAGACGGTCGCCCCGGAGTTCGCCGAGGACGAACACGTCATCTACGAGCTGTTCAACGAGCCGACCCGGCCGGGGCACTACGGCGACGACGAGGCCGCGTGGTCCGCCTGGAAGGAGGCCGCCCAGCCGTGGGTCGACCTCGTGCAGGAACGCGCGCCGGCGACGCCGCTGGTGATCGGGTCGCCGCGCTGGACCTCCGTGCCCCACATAGCACCGCAGGATCCCTTCGAGGGCGACAACCTGATCTACGCGGGCCACATCTACCCGGACAACGGGTATCCCGAGAGCGAGGGACCGGACGGGAGCGGTCCCTTCGACCCGACCTACGGCGAACCGGCCAACGATGTCCCGGTCTGGATCACGGAGTTCGGCTGGGACCCCGAGGGCGGGAACATCGACAAGGGCGAGAACTCCGGGTTCGGGACGCGGTTCCGCGAGTGGGTCGAG of the Halomicrobium salinisoli genome contains:
- a CDS encoding endo-1,4-beta-xylanase — its product is MSERDASNGGETSGLDRRTFVKTTGAAGAATALGTGASGSAVAQDGSWESEAEQRIEEHRKGDLEIQVEDGNGNPIPDADVSVEMQEHEFVFGTAVHAEFMMDGTEWGNEITVDGWSPSDEDQQRFREVVDEYFNTIVLENLHKWHLWEQNQDIADRATQWALDHGKRVRGHVCIWGSINGYALPPDVVEAMGGDYANNFDPAGQPNEDLDYVVSEANAHIEEIIDHYGDDIFEWEIVNEALPDHAPSIINAVSDDGQQPHTAPILGDWFELGQEVAEEHDIDIAMNDYNTLSGAYTNQWDQYEDQIDFLVNERGVDLDGVGMQSHHFADERLDPSQMWDAWERYSQYGAGLRITEFDMFGSGWDQQMQADYMETFLKMFFSHPDAEQFLMWGFWDPLHWGQEAGGTRDAPLFERDWTEKPAFDVYTGLVFDDWWTDESGTTDDSGVYATSAFLGEHEVTVETSQGSTTETISVTDSDGTTTVTIDAQGDGTTTPEGPDYPEGATDPDDDGLYEDLNGNGEADYSDVVQYFNEMESDGLQRNAEYYDYNGNGEIDFADVVDLFQEVN